A genomic stretch from Desulfobacterales bacterium includes:
- a CDS encoding DegV family protein: MVKENTMERHSPLCFGYERLAAWSGLLDQINVFPVADADTGRNLKISLSPLRWPFEDAEVSVRGLMRAAIGNSGNIAAPFFAELLKAEITGGLGAAIHRGRQKAKQAISDPQPGTMLSVFDALAGMVPPDNGWEATAENAASVIHCMEKAVADTADILPAVKRAGVIDAGALGVFICLEAFFARLSGRSEALRPVTDIFPGKLKIAAEWPGRIELGNGYCVNTLIEADISVDEARHRFSSCGHSMVLNESAGRLKLHLHTEDTARLRKRADVLGRVLAWSEESMDAAVPEIQQFSPSAPVHIITDAAGSITQADAAALGITLLNSYLVMGDRAFPETLFDPDELYAAMAQGQQVSTAQASIFEREQSYLSAVRRFDSVLYLCVGSAFTGNCQAALTWQARHERADGFTVIDTGAASGRLGIIAQAVARLARGGADARRVIDFAHAAVEESCELVFLDQLKFLAAGGRISKTRGFCGDLLSLKPVISPTREGAVKVAVVRHRKDQLAFALTRLRQRFNSKSAPLVLLQYSDNRFWVENAAAAQIQTLLPAAEIMVRPLSLTSGAHMGPGTWAMAYLPAIPTSAV; this comes from the coding sequence ATGGTTAAAGAAAATACGATGGAACGCCATAGTCCTCTTTGCTTTGGGTACGAACGCCTGGCGGCCTGGTCAGGGCTGCTGGATCAGATCAATGTGTTTCCCGTGGCGGATGCGGATACGGGGAGAAACCTGAAGATCAGCCTTTCGCCGTTACGTTGGCCGTTCGAAGATGCGGAAGTATCGGTCCGGGGTCTGATGCGGGCGGCAATCGGAAACAGCGGAAATATCGCCGCCCCCTTTTTTGCCGAATTGCTGAAAGCCGAAATCACGGGCGGGCTGGGTGCGGCCATTCATCGGGGGCGGCAAAAAGCAAAACAGGCCATCAGTGATCCGCAACCCGGCACCATGCTGTCGGTGTTCGATGCGCTGGCCGGTATGGTTCCGCCGGACAACGGTTGGGAAGCGACCGCTGAAAATGCCGCCTCGGTTATTCACTGTATGGAAAAGGCGGTGGCCGACACGGCGGATATCCTGCCCGCGGTCAAACGGGCCGGTGTGATCGATGCTGGTGCCCTGGGTGTTTTTATCTGCCTGGAGGCATTTTTTGCCCGCCTTTCGGGGCGTTCCGAAGCGTTGCGGCCGGTAACGGATATTTTTCCGGGCAAGCTTAAAATCGCCGCTGAATGGCCGGGGCGCATCGAACTTGGCAACGGGTATTGCGTCAATACGCTGATTGAAGCCGACATAAGTGTCGACGAAGCCCGCCATCGCTTTTCAAGTTGCGGACACAGCATGGTGCTGAATGAATCCGCCGGCCGTCTTAAACTTCATTTGCATACCGAAGACACCGCCCGGCTGCGCAAGCGTGCGGACGTGCTCGGCCGAGTGCTGGCCTGGTCTGAAGAGTCGATGGATGCAGCGGTGCCTGAAATTCAACAGTTCAGCCCTTCCGCGCCTGTTCATATCATAACCGACGCCGCCGGCTCCATCACTCAGGCGGATGCCGCCGCGCTGGGCATCACCCTGCTGAACAGCTATCTTGTCATGGGGGATCGGGCCTTTCCGGAAACGCTTTTTGATCCTGACGAACTGTATGCGGCCATGGCGCAGGGCCAACAGGTATCCACGGCTCAGGCCTCGATTTTTGAGCGGGAGCAATCTTACCTGAGCGCCGTCCGCCGGTTTGATTCCGTGCTTTACTTGTGTGTGGGATCGGCCTTTACCGGCAATTGTCAGGCCGCGCTCACCTGGCAGGCCCGGCACGAGCGCGCGGATGGCTTTACGGTTATCGACACGGGTGCAGCTTCCGGCCGTTTGGGCATCATCGCGCAGGCTGTGGCACGGTTGGCCCGGGGCGGTGCCGATGCCCGCCGGGTCATTGATTTCGCCCATGCGGCGGTGGAAGAGAGTTGTGAATTGGTCTTTCTGGACCAGCTCAAGTTTTTGGCCGCAGGCGGCAGGATTTCAAAAACGCGTGGATTTTGCGGAGATCTGCTGAGCCTTAAACCGGTCATTTCACCCACCCGGGAAGGGGCGGTTAAGGTGGCCGTGGTCCGGCATCGGAAGGACCAACTGGCATTTGCCCTGACGCGGTTGCGGCAGCGCTTTAATTCAAAGAGCGCGCCCCTGGTCCTGTTGCAATATTCGGACAACCGCTTTTGGGTGGAAAATGCGGCTGCCGCTCAAATTCAAACCCTGCTGCCGGCTGCGGAAATTATGGTACGACCGCTGTCTCTGACCTCCGGTGCTCACATGGGGCCGGGTACCTGGGCTATGGCATATTTGCCGGCAATTCCAACGTCCGCCGTATGA
- the fabG gene encoding 3-oxoacyl-ACP reductase FabG produces the protein MHEKNTRPVALVTGGSKGIGSAICVEMASSGYFTIVNYLSDKTGAEETLKKIRQQGSDGMCLGFDVTDAAQTETALQTIFSQYASVDALINNAGRIADELFIMMTPDKWRSVIEVTLQGFYNVTRPVLEKMVVAKKGAVVSIASVAGLMGNRGQANYAAAKAGLIGASRSVASEVARLGIRVNVVAPGLIQTEMIKDAPVLKIKSMIPMARPGTAQEVAKVVRFLCSDDAAYVTGQVLSVNGGMF, from the coding sequence ATGCATGAAAAGAACACACGTCCGGTGGCACTGGTCACCGGCGGCAGCAAGGGAATCGGCAGCGCCATTTGCGTGGAGATGGCAAGCAGCGGTTACTTTACCATTGTTAATTATCTGTCCGACAAAACGGGCGCTGAAGAGACGTTAAAAAAAATCAGGCAGCAGGGCAGCGACGGCATGTGCCTGGGATTCGATGTAACCGATGCGGCGCAAACGGAAACGGCCCTGCAAACCATTTTCAGTCAATATGCCAGCGTGGATGCCCTGATCAACAATGCCGGTCGGATTGCCGATGAGCTTTTCATCATGATGACACCAGACAAATGGCGTTCGGTCATCGAGGTAACCCTGCAAGGCTTTTATAATGTCACGCGGCCTGTGCTTGAGAAAATGGTGGTGGCCAAAAAAGGGGCAGTGGTCTCCATTGCATCGGTGGCCGGCCTAATGGGCAACCGCGGCCAGGCCAATTATGCCGCCGCCAAAGCCGGTCTGATCGGCGCCAGCCGGTCGGTGGCTTCCGAAGTCGCCCGCCTCGGGATTCGGGTCAACGTGGTGGCGCCGGGCCTGATTCAAACCGAAATGATCAAGGATGCGCCGGTGCTGAAAATCAAATCCATGATCCCGATGGCCCGCCCGGGAACCGCGCAAGAGGTCGCCAAGGTCGTCCGTTTCCTGTGCTCGGACGATGCTGCTTACGTAACCGGCCAGGTACTCAGCGTGAACGGGGGGATGTTTTAG
- a CDS encoding radical SAM protein yields the protein MRFKLIYPRWTKLRHQTEFHLPPHGPVVFAACLPTDVEVMFTDENLESIDFDDPADVVGISMMLSVQVKRGWQVADTYRQMGVPVIFGGIATMLHAEETMGHADAIFLGEAEGRMEQVLQDLRQNRLQKVYDYLNDRPPIESVGPARRDILKKELYNYKGVQMVDLVHASRGCRYHCYPCAVAYLGGKQFRPRPVETAIAEMAGIDNHRLFLVDNSLAQDTEWEMELFRQMIPLKKNWCAHPIEDTPKVLDLAAQAGAWYVYQAVFDTSDYIRERIRRYHDHGIGVEGTILLGLDHHTEDEIQRLVDFLLEIELDLAEFTVLTPFPHTKAYEALKKQNRILSHDWDDYSADKVVFQPQHMPPERLQELLDFAWDTFYQNESQEIKMSKLFQRVVFKEMADNTFRPRRRDLRRRAFGRDYQETKR from the coding sequence ATGAGATTCAAGCTGATATACCCCCGATGGACCAAACTCAGACACCAGACCGAATTTCATCTTCCGCCGCACGGGCCGGTGGTTTTTGCCGCCTGCCTGCCCACGGACGTCGAGGTGATGTTCACCGATGAGAATCTGGAATCCATTGATTTTGACGACCCCGCAGATGTGGTGGGAATTTCCATGATGCTCAGCGTGCAGGTCAAGCGCGGCTGGCAAGTCGCTGACACCTATCGGCAAATGGGCGTCCCTGTGATTTTCGGCGGCATCGCGACCATGCTGCATGCGGAAGAAACCATGGGCCACGCCGATGCGATCTTTCTGGGAGAAGCCGAAGGCCGCATGGAACAGGTGCTGCAAGATCTTCGGCAAAACCGCCTTCAAAAAGTTTATGATTATCTGAATGACCGGCCCCCGATCGAATCCGTGGGGCCTGCCCGGCGCGATATCCTTAAAAAAGAACTTTATAATTACAAGGGCGTTCAGATGGTCGACCTCGTGCACGCGTCGCGCGGGTGCCGCTATCACTGCTATCCTTGCGCCGTGGCCTATCTGGGGGGGAAACAATTCCGGCCGCGGCCCGTGGAAACGGCCATTGCGGAAATGGCCGGGATTGATAACCATCGGCTGTTTCTGGTGGATAACTCCCTGGCGCAGGACACCGAGTGGGAAATGGAACTCTTCCGTCAAATGATTCCGCTGAAAAAAAATTGGTGCGCCCATCCCATTGAAGATACGCCAAAGGTTCTGGATCTCGCGGCGCAAGCAGGCGCCTGGTATGTCTATCAGGCCGTGTTCGATACGTCCGACTATATTCGAGAACGCATTCGGCGCTACCATGATCACGGCATCGGCGTGGAAGGCACGATTTTACTGGGTTTGGATCACCACACGGAAGATGAAATTCAGCGGCTGGTGGATTTTTTACTGGAGATTGAGCTGGATCTGGCCGAGTTTACGGTGCTGACCCCGTTTCCGCACACCAAGGCTTACGAGGCGTTAAAAAAGCAAAACCGCATTCTCTCCCATGACTGGGACGACTATTCGGCCGATAAGGTGGTATTTCAGCCGCAGCACATGCCCCCCGAACGGCTTCAGGAGTTGCTGGATTTCGCCTGGGACACGTTTTACCAGAATGAATCCCAGGAAATCAAAATGTCCAAACTCTTTCAGCGCGTGGTGTTTAAGGAAATGGCCGACAACACCTTCCGTCCCCGCCGCCGGGATCTGCGCCGCCGTGCTTTCGGCCGCGATTATCAGGAGACTAAACGCTAA
- a CDS encoding thioesterase family protein — protein sequence MSYSYEVNLKVAFHDLDPMRVVWHGNYFKYFDVARFGLFAAAGIDLYDYMINKKFVFPLTRSSIKHIAPLRPFDEFMCRATVTEAEYKIVMQFEIRLLRDGSLCARGTSEHVAVRYPEMELEFEIPDDIRCALGFC from the coding sequence ATGAGTTACAGTTACGAAGTGAATTTGAAAGTTGCCTTTCACGACCTGGACCCCATGCGGGTGGTTTGGCACGGCAATTATTTTAAATATTTTGATGTGGCCCGGTTCGGGCTTTTTGCCGCGGCCGGGATTGATTTGTATGATTACATGATCAATAAAAAGTTTGTTTTTCCGTTGACCCGCTCCTCCATCAAGCACATAGCGCCGTTGCGGCCTTTTGATGAGTTTATGTGTCGTGCGACCGTGACCGAGGCCGAATACAAGATCGTGATGCAGTTTGAAATTCGTCTGCTGCGGGACGGGTCGCTCTGCGCCCGGGGCACCAGCGAGCATGTGGCGGTCCGGTATCCGGAGATGGAATTGGAATTTGAAATTCCCGATGACATTCGCTGTGCATTGGGTTTTTGCTAG
- a CDS encoding class I adenylate-forming enzyme family protein — MPERFRSIEMKEADFRRRLAQMMVGPVFPEKQFLLSTTTYRQVYAMAADIRAYFGADNAVEQVVCLCTDHRGVTAAAVLAALAGGLTLVLPYAFDLQVLEALRQSTGFRHAIIDSPRDLPPGVRGIVPSIAERRWSPVPESMPVNPERTWMYLFTGGTTGAPRLWPKTVRNLLAESFYLQDTHQVTAGDRLVATVNPHHIYGLLYSILLPVAASASVFACTPSFPAEIETALRESAATLLISVPAHYRALNGYPLKALALRRAFSSAGLLAAQDGEAFSTQTGVDIVEIYGSTETGGVASRIRAAGQVDFAPFESVDLQIEGESMRIRSDYLSPGLIEASDGYFQLSDRAVATAQNRFMLLGRADGVVKVGGKRVDMEAVRQTLRQDPRIEEAVVIALPVGKARENQIVAVVEGNLSVEELTWASRKALEAYACPRRFKIIDKIPTTGTGKFDRKTIEGMFL; from the coding sequence GTGCCTGAAAGATTCCGATCCATTGAGATGAAGGAAGCGGATTTCAGACGACGTCTTGCGCAGATGATGGTCGGCCCCGTTTTTCCTGAAAAACAGTTTCTCCTCTCAACGACCACTTACCGGCAAGTTTATGCCATGGCGGCCGATATTCGGGCATATTTCGGCGCCGACAACGCAGTGGAACAGGTAGTTTGCTTATGCACCGACCATCGAGGCGTAACGGCAGCCGCCGTGCTGGCTGCGCTGGCGGGCGGTCTCACGCTTGTGCTGCCTTATGCCTTTGATCTTCAGGTTCTTGAGGCGTTGCGGCAATCGACCGGTTTTCGCCACGCGATTATTGACAGCCCAAGAGACCTGCCGCCCGGTGTTCGGGGGATTGTGCCGAGTATCGCGGAAAGGCGCTGGTCCCCGGTGCCGGAATCCATGCCGGTGAATCCCGAAAGAACGTGGATGTATTTATTTACGGGGGGTACCACCGGCGCTCCGCGCCTGTGGCCCAAAACCGTTCGCAACCTTTTGGCCGAGTCGTTCTATTTGCAGGATACGCACCAGGTAACTGCCGGTGATCGCCTGGTGGCGACGGTCAATCCCCATCATATTTACGGTCTGCTGTATTCCATTTTGCTGCCGGTGGCCGCCTCGGCATCCGTGTTTGCATGCACGCCGTCTTTTCCGGCGGAAATCGAAACGGCGCTGCGTGAAAGCGCAGCCACCCTTTTAATTAGCGTACCGGCGCATTACCGTGCGTTAAACGGATACCCGCTTAAGGCCCTTGCCCTGCGACGGGCCTTTTCGTCCGCGGGTCTGCTTGCGGCCCAAGATGGGGAAGCCTTCAGCACTCAGACCGGCGTTGACATTGTTGAAATTTACGGTTCCACCGAAACCGGCGGCGTGGCCTCGCGCATTCGGGCCGCTGGGCAGGTCGATTTTGCGCCTTTTGAATCCGTCGATCTTCAAATAGAAGGGGAATCCATGCGGATTCGATCCGACTATCTTTCACCGGGCCTGATCGAAGCCTCCGACGGCTATTTCCAATTGAGTGACCGGGCGGTTGCCACGGCGCAGAACCGGTTTATGCTCTTGGGCCGCGCCGACGGTGTCGTTAAGGTCGGCGGCAAGCGGGTCGATATGGAAGCGGTCCGGCAAACCTTGAGACAGGATCCGCGCATCGAGGAGGCCGTGGTTATTGCGCTGCCCGTTGGCAAGGCGCGCGAGAACCAAATTGTCGCCGTGGTCGAGGGAAACTTGAGTGTGGAAGAGTTGACCTGGGCGTCTCGGAAGGCGTTAGAAGCTTATGCCTGCCCGCGTCGTTTCAAAATTATTGATAAAATTCCCACCACCGGTACCGGGAAATTCGATCGGAAAACCATTGAGGGAATGTTTTTATGA
- a CDS encoding outer membrane lipoprotein carrier protein LolA, which produces MKPQYPFVLHVIAYLLPLLALPLAAWAASLEAIQAAAGSVNSVQAEFVQKKHLPILEKPLTSTGLFYFQAPRSLRWEYRSPIRSILLLHDGRVKRFVAEASGFREENGAGMQAMQVVMEEIGQWLKGGFDKSLMFAAASASDLKIILTPREAAMAEIIQRIELNLSPEPGVIYSVLIYESADSFTELIFSRTILNRAIAADLFNKTP; this is translated from the coding sequence ATGAAGCCTCAATACCCTTTTGTCCTGCATGTTATCGCTTATCTGTTGCCGCTGCTGGCCCTGCCTTTGGCCGCTTGGGCGGCTTCCCTGGAAGCCATTCAGGCCGCCGCCGGTTCGGTGAACTCGGTTCAAGCCGAATTTGTTCAGAAAAAGCACTTACCGATTTTGGAAAAGCCCCTGACGTCTACCGGCCTGTTTTATTTTCAGGCGCCGCGCTCGTTGCGCTGGGAATATCGATCGCCGATTCGCAGCATTCTTCTATTGCATGACGGCCGGGTCAAACGCTTTGTGGCCGAGGCATCCGGGTTCAGGGAAGAAAACGGCGCCGGCATGCAGGCCATGCAAGTGGTCATGGAAGAAATCGGCCAATGGCTTAAGGGCGGTTTTGACAAAAGCCTGATGTTCGCGGCCGCTTCGGCGTCCGATCTGAAAATCATTTTAACGCCCCGTGAAGCGGCCATGGCCGAAATCATTCAGCGGATTGAATTAAATCTTTCTCCGGAACCGGGTGTCATTTACAGCGTGCTAATCTATGAAAGCGCGGATTCCTTCACGGAGCTGATTTTCAGCCGAACGATTCTCAACCGGGCCATCGCGGCCGACCTGTTCAATAAAACTCCATGA
- a CDS encoding lysophospholipid acyltransferase family protein: MRKLFYHLLTLASKVFGTWVFVGISRGIAAGYFLLFPRRVAVGVRFYRALFPDQSLRRHLRCTWKQFQNFTSVFLDRYLLQDGVRIDYSFEGRDHLLQAMRKNEGGILLMTHMGNWEVAAHLLQQSLPELRLMLYMGQRAGDEIEHLQKRDLKAGGIHVLAVDREGDSPFALVEAVSFLQSGGFVSMAGDRIWRRDQRAIPVRFLGREVRLPEAPHVLALVSGAPLFIFFASKTGRRTYHFSVSPPVYVPAQSRKDRRSAIDRSIQAYANLMEHQLRRTPFEWYHFEPFLGPKRH; this comes from the coding sequence ATGCGTAAACTCTTTTATCATCTGCTGACGCTTGCCTCAAAGGTCTTCGGCACATGGGTGTTCGTGGGGATATCGCGCGGTATTGCGGCCGGGTATTTTCTCTTGTTCCCGCGGCGGGTCGCTGTGGGTGTCCGGTTTTACCGCGCGCTGTTTCCGGACCAAAGCCTGCGCCGGCATTTGAGGTGCACCTGGAAACAATTTCAAAATTTCACCTCTGTGTTTCTGGACCGGTACTTGCTGCAGGACGGCGTGCGCATTGATTACAGCTTCGAGGGGCGGGATCATTTGCTGCAAGCCATGCGGAAAAACGAAGGGGGGATTCTGCTCATGACCCATATGGGCAATTGGGAGGTGGCGGCGCACCTCTTACAGCAAAGCCTGCCGGAGTTGCGGCTGATGCTTTATATGGGCCAACGTGCAGGAGACGAGATCGAGCATCTGCAAAAGCGCGATTTAAAAGCCGGCGGGATTCATGTCCTGGCCGTGGACCGGGAAGGCGATTCTCCCTTTGCCCTGGTGGAAGCGGTTTCGTTTCTCCAATCGGGCGGCTTTGTTTCCATGGCCGGAGATAGAATCTGGCGGCGCGATCAGCGGGCGATACCGGTGCGGTTTCTGGGCCGCGAGGTTCGGCTGCCGGAGGCACCCCATGTGTTGGCTTTGGTTTCGGGCGCGCCGCTTTTTATTTTTTTCGCATCCAAAACGGGCCGGCGCACCTATCATTTCAGCGTGTCCCCTCCGGTTTATGTTCCTGCGCAGTCCCGCAAGGACCGTCGCTCGGCGATTGACCGGTCTATCCAAGCATACGCGAATCTAATGGAACACCAACTCCGCCGCACACCGTTCGAGTGGTATCATTTTGAGCCGTTTCTGGGACCGAAGCGCCATTAG
- a CDS encoding beta-ketoacyl synthase N-terminal-like domain-containing protein produces the protein MNRRVVITACSAITPIGHGRVAIVDALTKGVSGVKPLRSDGLITQHIHSGVFGTVDYPIEYDFKRGDRKTMGPVSYYACQVAKETLAQSGLSREFITSGRLGVAFGSTHGSPSVQRQVYRTFFGQTEAGLSSIGAVDYLKSMVHTTAVNITKMFGITGRVISSSTACTTSSQSLGFGYEAVKFGLQDAMLCGGADEYDTTTVAVFDNLLACSVDFNDTPHLTPRPFDVRRDGLVVGEGAGAVLLEEYEAAKKRGVPIFGEVVGFACNNNGGDLILPNLDGITQTIRLGLESARLNTDQVDLVSAHATATKMGDVIEAQAIAKAYGQPTPRVVGLKSYMGHTMASCGVIETILTLYMMYEGFVAPTLNLDEVDPRCAMIRHVREMVQTPVRIAAIQNFAFGGVNTCLFIQKTDG, from the coding sequence ATGAATAGAAGAGTTGTTATTACGGCATGTTCCGCCATTACTCCCATTGGGCACGGCCGGGTGGCTATTGTAGACGCCCTGACCAAGGGCGTTTCAGGGGTTAAACCGTTGCGCAGCGACGGCCTGATTACCCAGCACATTCATTCCGGCGTTTTCGGCACCGTGGATTATCCGATTGAATATGATTTCAAGCGCGGAGACCGCAAGACCATGGGGCCGGTATCCTATTATGCCTGCCAGGTGGCCAAGGAAACGTTGGCGCAGTCCGGCTTGAGCCGGGAGTTTATCACGTCGGGCCGCCTGGGCGTGGCGTTTGGGTCCACGCACGGCAGCCCTTCCGTGCAACGGCAGGTTTACCGGACCTTTTTCGGTCAAACGGAGGCCGGGCTTTCCAGCATCGGTGCCGTGGATTACCTGAAATCGATGGTGCATACCACCGCGGTCAACATCACCAAGATGTTCGGCATCACAGGGCGAGTGATTTCCTCGTCCACGGCCTGCACGACCAGCAGCCAATCCCTGGGGTTCGGTTATGAAGCGGTCAAGTTCGGCTTGCAGGATGCCATGCTCTGCGGCGGCGCGGATGAATATGATACCACCACGGTGGCGGTGTTTGATAACCTGCTGGCCTGCTCGGTGGATTTCAACGATACGCCGCACCTGACGCCGCGGCCGTTCGACGTTCGGCGCGATGGTCTCGTGGTCGGGGAAGGCGCCGGCGCCGTGCTGCTTGAAGAATACGAAGCCGCGAAAAAGCGCGGCGTACCGATTTTCGGGGAGGTGGTTGGGTTTGCCTGTAATAATAACGGCGGGGATTTGATTCTGCCCAATTTGGATGGCATCACTCAGACCATTCGCCTGGGCCTTGAAAGCGCCCGTTTGAACACCGACCAGGTCGATCTGGTCAGCGCTCACGCCACGGCCACCAAGATGGGCGATGTGATCGAAGCGCAGGCCATCGCCAAAGCCTATGGGCAACCAACGCCTCGGGTAGTAGGCCTGAAAAGCTATATGGGGCACACCATGGCGTCCTGCGGCGTGATTGAGACCATCCTCACCTTATATATGATGTACGAGGGTTTTGTCGCGCCCACCCTGAACCTGGACGAGGTCGACCCGCGGTGCGCCATGATTCGGCACGTGCGCGAGATGGTGCAGACGCCGGTCCGAATCGCCGCCATTCAGAATTTTGCCTTTGGCGGCGTGAACACCTGCCTGTTCATTCAAAAGACGGATGGCTGA
- a CDS encoding phosphopantetheine-binding protein: MTRDEIVTRMLTVFSRQFEIEQPDLNENLREAYEFDSIDAIELLREIEILLGSELTREEKKRAMGIGTINQIVDYVMDLAIARSFGTVPAANN; encoded by the coding sequence ATGACGCGTGATGAAATAGTGACCCGAATGCTGACGGTGTTTTCCCGGCAATTCGAGATCGAGCAACCCGACCTGAATGAAAATTTGCGTGAGGCCTATGAGTTCGACAGCATTGACGCCATCGAGTTATTGCGTGAAATCGAGATTCTGCTGGGTTCCGAGTTGACCCGCGAAGAAAAAAAGCGGGCCATGGGCATCGGCACCATCAACCAGATTGTGGATTATGTGATGGACCTGGCAATAGCGCGGTCTTTCGGCACCGTGCCGGCTGCGAACAATTAA
- a CDS encoding lysophospholipid acyltransferase family protein, translating to MGSPAGQMSVQSTHRPGWFFAGIDVTVTLLLWAYFTVGFLVLFLPFYLVAAIVATRRRQAFQRLTHYFYRGFFLLCRLLIPRHTWRIDNAVGAIRSSVIVCNHVSYIDPLLLIALYPHHTTIVKSRLFHLPIFGWMLTLSGYLPSTTEGRLAGLMIQRMDTLAGDLARGANLFVFPEGTRSRTGAIGPFHPGAFKIARLCRAPVSVLFIRHTDRLFKPGQFRFNTCCTNTISVELLAHLTPSYDDPGFSIDNLMEEVRGLMEGKIS from the coding sequence ATGGGGAGCCCGGCCGGGCAGATGTCGGTTCAGTCGACCCATCGGCCCGGATGGTTTTTTGCCGGCATTGATGTGACGGTGACCCTGCTTCTGTGGGCCTACTTTACTGTGGGCTTTCTGGTGCTGTTTCTGCCCTTTTATCTGGTCGCGGCGATTGTTGCGACTCGGCGCCGCCAAGCGTTTCAACGCTTGACCCATTATTTTTACCGGGGGTTTTTCCTGCTCTGCCGACTGCTGATTCCCCGTCACACCTGGCGCATCGATAACGCCGTGGGCGCCATTCGATCCTCGGTGATCGTGTGCAACCATGTCTCCTATATTGATCCGCTGCTGCTGATCGCGCTGTATCCCCACCATACGACCATTGTCAAAAGCCGGCTGTTTCATCTCCCCATTTTCGGATGGATGCTTACGCTTTCCGGGTATCTGCCGTCCACAACCGAAGGCCGCCTGGCCGGACTGATGATTCAGCGCATGGATACGCTGGCCGGGGATCTGGCCCGGGGCGCCAATCTTTTCGTCTTTCCGGAAGGCACCCGTAGCCGCACCGGCGCCATCGGTCCTTTTCATCCGGGCGCGTTTAAAATCGCCCGGTTATGCCGGGCGCCCGTGAGCGTCCTTTTCATTCGCCATACGGACCGGTTGTTCAAACCCGGCCAATTCCGGTTCAATACTTGCTGCACCAACACCATTTCGGTGGAGTTGCTGGCGCATCTCACCCCGTCCTATGACGATCCCGGCTTTTCCATTGATAATCTGATGGAAGAGGTGCGCGGTCTGATGGAAGGGAAAATATCATGA
- a CDS encoding glycosyltransferase family 2 protein, producing the protein MTLPERFIVVIPVYNHGRTLAAVVRKCMKSGFAVIVVDDGSTDGGSHAVQDAPPVCVLRHGVNRGKGAALLTGMRAAVAQGADWAITLDADGQHDPEEAHVLIQALRDVPPETRPIVVGCRKAMLAAGAPWTSRFGREFSNFWIKMAGGPLTTDSQSGFRIYPLPEVLDLGVTARRYQFEIEVLVKAGWHGIPVIEAPIGVIYPPGRERISHFHPFFDFLRNTGMFTRLITQRVMHGMPQ; encoded by the coding sequence GTGACTCTGCCCGAGCGGTTTATCGTCGTGATACCGGTCTATAATCACGGGCGCACCCTTGCGGCCGTGGTTCGAAAATGCATGAAATCGGGGTTTGCAGTGATCGTAGTGGACGACGGCTCCACCGACGGTGGGTCTCATGCCGTTCAGGATGCGCCCCCCGTTTGCGTGTTGCGCCATGGGGTTAACCGGGGGAAAGGCGCGGCCTTGCTGACCGGCATGCGGGCGGCGGTTGCGCAGGGCGCCGATTGGGCGATTACCCTGGATGCCGACGGTCAGCATGACCCTGAAGAGGCGCATGTTTTGATTCAGGCCTTGCGTGACGTACCCCCTGAAACCCGACCGATTGTGGTCGGATGCCGAAAGGCCATGCTGGCGGCTGGCGCGCCCTGGACCAGCCGGTTCGGCCGTGAATTTTCAAATTTCTGGATCAAAATGGCAGGGGGGCCCCTGACAACCGATTCTCAAAGCGGATTTCGCATTTATCCATTACCGGAAGTGCTGGACCTCGGCGTTACGGCCAGGCGTTATCAATTCGAAATCGAGGTGCTGGTCAAAGCTGGGTGGCACGGAATACCGGTAATCGAGGCACCCATCGGTGTGATCTACCCGCCCGGCCGGGAGCGGATTTCCCATTTTCACCCATTTTTCGATTTTCTTCGCAATACCGGAATGTTCACGCGCCTGATCACGCAACGGGTGATGCACGGGATGCCGCAATGA